The genomic stretch CTCGACAGACCTGTCGGTTCGGCGAGGCGAATGGCCAAGACCAGCCCGTCAGTAGGAACGGGGAAGGTTGAGCACTTTCGTCCCTACGTAGTTGAGCACGAGTTCCTGCGTAATCGGGACGAGGCGCGTAAGTCTTGCCTCGCGGAAGTAACGTTCGACGTGGTACTCCCGAGCGATACCGAACCCGCCGTGGCACTGCACCGCCGCGTCCGCGGCCTCGAACGCGGCATCCGCCGCGAGGAACTTCGCCATGTTCGCCTGTGCACCCACGTCACGGCTCGAATTGCCGTCGACGTCCGCCGCCGCGCTGTAGGTCATCTGTTTCGCCGCCTGCACCCGGGCGTACGCCTCGGCCAGCGGGTGCTGGATGGCCTGATTCGAGCCGATTGGCCGGTCGAACACGACCCGGTCGCGGGCGTACCGCACGCCACGGTCGAGCGCCAGTTCGCCGAGGCCGATGCACTCGGCGGCGATGACCAGTCGCTCCTCGTTCAGCCCGTCGAGCAGGTGGTAGAAGCCCTTACCCTCCTCACCGATGCGGTTGGCCGTCGGCACGCGCAGGCCCTCGAACCAGAGTTCGAAGGCGTGGACGGCGTTGCTCGCAGACTTCGGAATCGGCTTCATTTCGAGTTGGCCGTTCGCCTTCGCCTCCTCGATATCGACGAGGATGAGAGAGATGCCACGCGTCCGTTTCTCGACCTCCGACTTCGGCGTCGTTCGCGCGACGACGAGGAGATAATCGCTCGCGTCCACCCGCGAAATCCAGATTTTCTGGCCGTCGATGACGTACTCGTCACCGTCTCTGGTCGCTGTCGTCTCGATAGACGTCGAGTCTGACCCGGCGTTCGGTTCGGTCAGCCCCAGCGACTGAATCGCCTTTCGGCCGTCTGCCACCTTCGGGAGCAGGTCGGCTTTCAACTCGTCGCTGCCGTACTTGACGATGGGGACGCTGTTGTAGATGCCACCGTGAATAGCCTGCGCCGCGGCGAAGCCCCCGCCGCTCGCGGCGATTTCTTCCATCATCACGACCGTTTCTCTCGTCCCCATGCCCGCGCCGCCGTACTCCTCGGGAATGAGGATACCAAACCAGCCACCCGCCGCGAGTTCGTCGACGAACGCCTGCGGGTACTCGTTGTTCTCGTCTTTCTCCTGCCAGTACTCGTCGTCGAACTCGCTACAGATGTCCCGAATACTGTCACGCACCAGTCGCTGTTGTTCCGATAGCGCTACCGTATCGGTCGGTATCTCGACCATCGCCTTCTGCTTCGCGGCCGCATCAATAAAGCTATGCGACGAGTCGGGATAGTTGGCTCGAGGCAAACGCTTAACACCTATTCACACCGAGTGTAGGTGTCAGCCGCACGATCTGGTGTCAGAGAGCGGAGACACTCGTTCGACTGGCAACACCGAGAGACCGAGCTATGGACCTACCCCCAACTCGAACGAGCGGTGCATTGCCCATCGGCTCGCCAGCGACGGCAGCCGAACGTATCAGCGACGATGCCACGCTCGTCTTGAGCGGGTTCGGCCGAGCCGGCTATCCGAAGGCCGTCCCACTGGCGCTCGCAGAGAGCGACCGGGACCTGTCGCTCACCATCGTCTCCGGCGGCAGCGTCGGCGACGAAGTCGATACCGCGCTGGTCGAAGCCGGCGCAATCGCGCGTCGGTTCCCCTATCAGGCAACCGCGAGTGCGCGGGCGGCGGTCAACGACGCGACCATCGCGTTCCACGACCGCCACATTTCTCGACTCGGCGACGAGGTGGCGCTCGGCCACTACGGCGACCCGGACGTTGCCATCGTGGAGGCAGTCGCCGTGGGCGAAGACTGGCTCATTCCGACGACGTCCGTGGGTCACACGCCGTCGTACGTCCAGAGCGCGGAGAAGCTCATCGTCGAGGTGAACCACGCACAACCGCTCGCGCTCGCGGCACTCCACGACGTGTACCAGCGGGCGTTGCCACCACGGCGCGAACCAATTCCCTTGCGCGGGCCCGGCGACCGAATCGGGTCTGCGAAGGTATCGTTCGCGCCAGAGAAACTGGAACTGGTGGTGGAAACAGATCGGCCTGACAAACCCTACGAGTTTCGCGAACCGAACGGCGCAGACCGGCAGGTAGCAGCCAACCTCGCCGGGTTCCTGGCTTCGGAATTTGCCGAGAGTCCGCTGTACGAGGAGGCGGTCAATCTCCAGTTCGGCGTCGGCAGTCTCGGGAACGCGCTCATGGCGTCGTTCGAGGCATTCGACTTCGGCGACCGCGCCGTCGCCTACTACGGCGAGGTCATCCAGGACGGACTGCTCGACCTCATCGACGCCGGCACCCTCGACTCGGCGAGCGCCGCGTCGCTCGCGCTGTCCGCCGCGGGCCAGCAACGATTGTTCGAGGACATCGACCGGTACGCGGAGTCCGTCGTCGTGCGAAACGCGGACATCTCGAACAGTCCGGCGCTCATCGACCAGTTGGGCGTCATCGGCGTGAACAGCGCACTCGAGGTCGACATCTTCGGAAACGCGAACTCGACGCACATCGGAGGCACCCACATCGTCAACGGCATCGGCGGGAGTGGCGATTTCAGCCGCACGAGCACGCTGGCTGTCATCGCCCTCTCGTCGACCGCGAAGGACGGCGAAATTTCGCGAATCGTCCCGTTCGTCCCGCACGTAGACCACACCGAACACGACATCTGCGTCGTGGTGACCGAACAGGGCGTCGCCGACCTTCGCGGCCTCTCTCCCAGAGAACGGGCGACAGCACTCATCGAGAACTGCGCCCACCCACGGTACGAAGAGGCACTCACTACCTACTTGCGGCGGGCCGAATCGAGCGGCGGGCACATCCCGCTCGATACGGCTGCCGCATTCGACTGGACCGACTGAGCGAGTCTGTCACGATGCAAATCTTCCTATAGGGCGAGGGCGTGTGTTGGAGTGACGCATGACCGAAACTACCGACCGACGGCTGGTCGCCGGATGGGAAGGACGTTACTACGAAGATTTCACCGTCGGTGACATCTACAAACACCCATACGGCCGTACCGTCACTGAGACTGACAACGTCTGGTTCACGAACATCTCGATGAACCTGAACCCAATGCACTTCAACGAGGCGTACGCTGCCCAGACGGAGTTCGGCGAACGACTCGTAGACGGCACGTTCGTCATCGCGCTCGCCGTCGGGATGAGCGTCATCGACGTGTCGGCGAACGCGACGGCGAACCTCGGTTACGACGCCATCCGCCACCACGGACCCGTCTACCACGGCGACACGCTGTTCGCAGAGAGCGAAGTGCTCGAAAAGCGCGAGAGCAGTTCCCGCGACCACGTCGGCATCGTCACGACCGAACTTCGCACCTACAACCAGGACGGCGACCTCGTCCTCTCGCTCGAACGCACGCCGATGGTGCTGAAACGCGAGTACGCGAAACCGTCGGCGGCGAAACCCACTGGCTGGCCTGAAGGCATCGGGACTCAGTCGGAGGACCTCGACGACTGAGGGCGAACCATTTATCGTCTGAGAGTCGATTGTCACCGTACCGCACGGACCAGCCGTCCGTGAGTGACGCCAATGAAAATCAAAGCCATCAACCCGAACACGACCCAGGAAATGACCGAGAACATCGGACGGGTCGCGGACCGATACACAGCCGACACGACGGAAATCGTGGCCGTTTCACCGGCACGGGGACCGGTTTCCATCGAATCCTACTACGACGACTACCTCGCGGTTCCGGGCCTCTTAGAAGAGATACTGAACGATCCAGACGAGGAGTTCGACGCCTTCATCGTCGCCTGCTGGGGCGACCCCGGCATCGAGGCCTGTCGCGAGGTAACCGAGAAACCGGTGGTCGGCATCGCCGAAGCCTCGATGTACGTCGCGAACATGCTCGGCGCGAAATTTTCCGTCGCCACCATCCTCCCGCGCGCGAAACACTTCATCGAGGCCGCGGTCATCAAAACCGGCCTCCAGTCGCAGTGCGCCTCGGTGCGCTGTACCGACCTCACTGTCATCGAGACGGAGACGGCGCGGGAGGCGACGGTAGAGGGACTCCTCGAAGTGAGTTGGCAGGCCATCGAAGAAGACGGCGCGGAGGTCATCTGCCTCGGGTGTGCGGGCATGGGCGGCCTCGACGAGGCACTCGAAGCCGAACTGCCGGTTCCCGTCATCGACAGCGTCGGCGCGGCCGCCGTCCTCGCAGAGTCGCTGGTCTCGCTCGGGAAGTCAACGAGCAAGATTATGACGTTCAAGCCCCCCGAGGCGAAGGAAATCAAGGGATACGGCGACCTGTACCAGCACACTGACTGAACGTCAGCGTGCGGGAGTGTCTCGATTTCGGGGCCAACCCTCCGCTACACCTATTTAGGTGGTATGCGAGTCAGTAACTGTGACACGAAGAGAGATAGACCCGATTACCCTCTCGGTTGTCCAGGGGGCACTCGAGACGGCGCAACGGGAGATGACGACGACGATGATGCACACCGCCCGGTCGAGTGTGCTCAACATCGCCCGGGATTACTCGAACGCGCTGTTCGACGCTGAGGGCCAGATGCTCATCCAGGGCCAGGACATCCCGATTCACCTCGGCAGTTTGATGCCGGCGACCAAGGCCATCATCGAACGGTTCAAAGACGACGTCGAACCCGGCGACGTGATGTACCACAACGACCCGGCGCACAAGGGCAGTCACATCCTCGACTGCTGTATGTACAAGCCGGTGTTCGTCGACGACGAACTCATGTACTGGACCGTCTCGAAGGGTCACGTGACCGACATCGGCGGCCCCGTCCCGAGCGGTTACAACCCCGAGGCGACCGAGATTTACGCGGAAGGCCTTCGCATCCCACCCATCAAACTCTGGGAGGCTGGCGAACTCAGAACCGACGTGCGCGACCTGTTGCTCGCGAACGTTCGTTCAGCCGAGGACTGGAAGGGCGACCTGAACGCCCAACTCGGCGCGGTTCAGATTGGTGAGCGACACCTCGTCCAACTCGTCGAACGCTACGGTGCGGACACCGTAAACGCCTGCTTCGACCAATTGTTAGACCGTGCAGAAGAACAGATGCGCGAGGAAATCGAGACGATTCCAGACGGCACGTATACCGGGACGGTGCCGCTCGAAGATTCCGGCCACGGCCTCGGGGAAATCGACATCACGGCCCACGTGACCATCGACGGCGACGAGGCACACGTCGAACTCGAATCCCCCGAGCAGTTGCCCTACTACATCAACTCCTACGAGGCAAACTCGGTAAGCGGTATCTACCTCGGGTTCATGATGTTCATGCAACTCGACCCGCCGTACAACGAGGGGCTCTACCGACCCATCTCGGCGGACGTGGGCGAACCCGGCACGATGACGAACGCGACGTCACCGGCCCCGCACGTAAACTGCACGACGACGCCGAGCGAGACGATTACGGACGCGGTTCGGACGGCGCTCGAACACGCGGTTCCAGAACGCGCTGTCGCGTCCTGGGGTCACACGAGTGGCGTGAACATCGCCGGAACGAAACCCGACACCGGGGCCGCCTATACGACCATGGTGCTCGCCTCCATCATCAGTGGTGCCGGTGCCTCGAACGACGACGACGGCTGGCACTCGCGCGGGCCGCTTTGTTGCTTCGGCGCGCTGTCGAGTGGCGACGTCGAAATCATGGAGCACATGTACCCGTTCATCCTCCACCAGTACGCGCTGCGCCCCGACAGCGGCGGAGCGGGCCACCACCGCGGCGGCTGTGGCACGATCTGGGAGGTCGAACCGCGTGACCACCAGATGCAGGTCATCATGTGGGGCG from Haladaptatus sp. QDMS2 encodes the following:
- a CDS encoding acyl-CoA dehydrogenase family protein produces the protein MVEIPTDTVALSEQQRLVRDSIRDICSEFDDEYWQEKDENNEYPQAFVDELAAGGWFGILIPEEYGGAGMGTRETVVMMEEIAASGGGFAAAQAIHGGIYNSVPIVKYGSDELKADLLPKVADGRKAIQSLGLTEPNAGSDSTSIETTATRDGDEYVIDGQKIWISRVDASDYLLVVARTTPKSEVEKRTRGISLILVDIEEAKANGQLEMKPIPKSASNAVHAFELWFEGLRVPTANRIGEEGKGFYHLLDGLNEERLVIAAECIGLGELALDRGVRYARDRVVFDRPIGSNQAIQHPLAEAYARVQAAKQMTYSAAADVDGNSSRDVGAQANMAKFLAADAAFEAADAAVQCHGGFGIAREYHVERYFREARLTRLVPITQELVLNYVGTKVLNLPRSY
- a CDS encoding acetyl-CoA hydrolase/transferase C-terminal domain-containing protein, which produces MDLPPTRTSGALPIGSPATAAERISDDATLVLSGFGRAGYPKAVPLALAESDRDLSLTIVSGGSVGDEVDTALVEAGAIARRFPYQATASARAAVNDATIAFHDRHISRLGDEVALGHYGDPDVAIVEAVAVGEDWLIPTTSVGHTPSYVQSAEKLIVEVNHAQPLALAALHDVYQRALPPRREPIPLRGPGDRIGSAKVSFAPEKLELVVETDRPDKPYEFREPNGADRQVAANLAGFLASEFAESPLYEEAVNLQFGVGSLGNALMASFEAFDFGDRAVAYYGEVIQDGLLDLIDAGTLDSASAASLALSAAGQQRLFEDIDRYAESVVVRNADISNSPALIDQLGVIGVNSALEVDIFGNANSTHIGGTHIVNGIGGSGDFSRTSTLAVIALSSTAKDGEISRIVPFVPHVDHTEHDICVVVTEQGVADLRGLSPRERATALIENCAHPRYEEALTTYLRRAESSGGHIPLDTAAAFDWTD
- a CDS encoding MaoC family dehydratase, translated to MTETTDRRLVAGWEGRYYEDFTVGDIYKHPYGRTVTETDNVWFTNISMNLNPMHFNEAYAAQTEFGERLVDGTFVIALAVGMSVIDVSANATANLGYDAIRHHGPVYHGDTLFAESEVLEKRESSSRDHVGIVTTELRTYNQDGDLVLSLERTPMVLKREYAKPSAAKPTGWPEGIGTQSEDLDD
- a CDS encoding aspartate/glutamate racemase family protein — protein: MKIKAINPNTTQEMTENIGRVADRYTADTTEIVAVSPARGPVSIESYYDDYLAVPGLLEEILNDPDEEFDAFIVACWGDPGIEACREVTEKPVVGIAEASMYVANMLGAKFSVATILPRAKHFIEAAVIKTGLQSQCASVRCTDLTVIETETAREATVEGLLEVSWQAIEEDGAEVICLGCAGMGGLDEALEAELPVPVIDSVGAAAVLAESLVSLGKSTSKIMTFKPPEAKEIKGYGDLYQHTD
- a CDS encoding hydantoinase B/oxoprolinase family protein; translation: MTRREIDPITLSVVQGALETAQREMTTTMMHTARSSVLNIARDYSNALFDAEGQMLIQGQDIPIHLGSLMPATKAIIERFKDDVEPGDVMYHNDPAHKGSHILDCCMYKPVFVDDELMYWTVSKGHVTDIGGPVPSGYNPEATEIYAEGLRIPPIKLWEAGELRTDVRDLLLANVRSAEDWKGDLNAQLGAVQIGERHLVQLVERYGADTVNACFDQLLDRAEEQMREEIETIPDGTYTGTVPLEDSGHGLGEIDITAHVTIDGDEAHVELESPEQLPYYINSYEANSVSGIYLGFMMFMQLDPPYNEGLYRPISADVGEPGTMTNATSPAPHVNCTTTPSETITDAVRTALEHAVPERAVASWGHTSGVNIAGTKPDTGAAYTTMVLASIISGAGASNDDDGWHSRGPLCCFGALSSGDVEIMEHMYPFILHQYALRPDSGGAGHHRGGCGTIWEVEPRDHQMQVIMWGEGRKNETPNALGSYNTLTEPKLGRVEHETADGTVTEYRENTIIEVAPGERARNYNPGGGGVGDPMTRPIELVEADLKNGIVTAEGATTEYGVVVNEDGTVDVTQTTQRREAAANGGAN